The Equus przewalskii isolate Varuska chromosome 17, EquPr2, whole genome shotgun sequence region AATAATCTGAGTTCGAACTTTGCCTGGCCCTTCCACGGACGGGCTGGAGGGCTTGTCTCCTGAGTGAGTGCTGAAACTCTGGCTGCGGGCTTTGGCTCCATTCATGCCCAGAGCTGGTTTTAGGTGTGGCTTGTTGGAGGAAAGGGATCTTTTCAAAGACCTGTTTTCCACTCCATCTTTTCCATCGGCCCCAGGGATGCTATTTTCCAATGAATCTGGTGTTGCTGTTTCCAGGGGAAGCACTTCAGCCAAACTGTCTTGTGTCTGTAACCCTAGTGGACTCACATTTCTTTCACCTACTGTGGTCTCAAGGCTTGCTGGATTCCCGGAGTCCTCCGGCTTACACTTGCTTGCAGCCACAGAACTTTTAGAGGCTTCATTTAGACTGTCTTTTTCATGTTTCCCTGGCACTGTGGAACTTTTCCTGAGCAATTGGGGAGACTTCATGAGAACTTTGAGCCCAACTGGGAGGCGAGTTTTCAGTCCTTTCTCATGAGTGTTTTGACAACCATGTGGGGGGTTATGGCTTTTAgaggatggtgatgatgagggACTGTTAACCTGAGATGATGGTGATTCATTTACCCCTAAGAAGGAAGGCTTGGGTGATGTAGAGACACTGTCATTCActtgtccttttcttcctggagATACACTTTTGGAGGACGATATTTCCAGTGGCTCATGGGTTGAAGGACAGTTCTTGGGAGTTCGTAACCCTGTGTCTGTTTGTGTGGTCCCAAGTGTTTGGTGAGGTGGCGTTTTGGGGATAGTTCTCTTTGGAGAGACCTTAGGGGGCCCTGGGGCCATTATGGAAAATGAGCTAGAGGGGGTATGAGCAGAGCATCTGGTTTGAACCACTGTTTCTGTGGAGGGCAGAGGGTGAGTGAAGATGGGCTTTTTGAAGGCCACAGAAGGTTTCTTCCCCTGCACTTCTGTTATGGTCTGATTAGAAGAAATAACAGGAACAGAGGATCCTTTCAGAGGAGAAGATTTGAAGAACATCCTTGCTGGTTCATTGGGGACCCTTGTTTCGGCCTTGGCAGATGGAGGTGGTGTCACATAGTCATAACTGGGCCTGATGAGTAGGGAGACCGACcttcctggagggggtgggggggaaggtgATTTCATTCTTGCCTCTGGTCCAGGGTCACAGTGTTTATCCCTTGTTGGGGGTTCTCCATTACTAGGCTCAATGAGGGGCCTTGACAGCAACTGTGATGCTGGAATCTGACTCTTGGAGCACTGGACCCAATCCCTTCTGCCAGACATTTTGGAGCCGGGAGGAAGTTGGGCGGGGTGTTTTGGAATGTGTGAATCTGGCCGTAAATCAAAGAGAGGCACTGGGCCCTCAGTCTTCTTGAACCGTGAGAGTTTCCCAGGAGCTAAGGCTGGTAATTTTTCAAGAGTCACTGGGCCAGATGAGAGGACTCTTGTGGAGGCTTCAGGCTCTATTATTTTTGACTTCTGAGGTGAAGACTTGCCCCTGGCAGGTATTTTTGTCAGACTTTGCTTCTGATAGATACCCATGGACACTGAAGACCTAGAGTTACTCTGGCATGACATATTGTGTGTTGGTTTGGCCAGTCTTTGTCGCTGAGTATTTTGCGTTACTGTCCTGGGGCTCAAAGATTCAGTGGGTGCTGCGGCAACATTACCTACATCATCTTTTGgaatgtttttctcagtttcctcttcaggTCTCTTTAAGAAAGTGTAGTCTCTTACAGCAGCTCCTGGCTGCAGATGAGCAATTCCCTGAGGTAaaagttcagtgtgttctgcCTTGGGTCCAGCAGGGGCTTGATTGATGGAGATTTCATTTCTGGTAACGGTGACAACGCCAGTCTGGTGAGAGCTGAATTCAATGGGCTCGCCATCTTCCGCATCAAATATTACAGTAATACATTCTTCTGAAGAAGTCCTTTTCACAACTCTTTGCTGCTTAATGAAACTAAACGTCTTTGGCCTACTCTCTAAGTGGACGGGCACttgtttttcctcctcattaGGAGACCCAAGTTGAGATTTTCCAAATCCCATGACGATGTCCAGGTTCTCCATGGACTTGTCTGTGTCGGCAGTCAATGACAAGTCTGAAGGGCCTGTCTCATCACTGCTTTCTATGTGCAGCTCATCGAGGGTTTCATTGTCGtcggtgtctgagagctggagaCTGAGAGCCATGGCGCCCTGACTGTGTGGatccctctctctctgtacctGAGGCGCCTGCACACTTGGGCACAGCTTCCTCTCCAAGGGGCAGTTGCTGGCACAACTGGTCAACTTTTCAGGCCTTTCCCTGGGATAAACTGAGGACGTGCCTTCTGAAAAGTGTTTCCCATTTATCTGCCAGCCAAATAGACTGTCAGAAACACTGTGGGTTAATTTACAACCATGCAGCCTGTAGTCCTGGTTTGGAGCAGCTTGCAGCAATGCTAAAGAAGAGTCTTCATCGGCATCGTCGTGGGAATCTGTATCATAAACAAATGCCTTGTGGGGCTCCTTGCAGGGGCTCCCCATGTCAGTCGGTTTGCAGGGGGAATACTCCTTGAGGCTGCTACTCTTAATTCCTGGAGAATATATTCCTTCATTTGAGTTCATGCAATCTTTATAACCCCATTTGGTTATCACTGACGGGGGTTCAAGTAACGCTTTCCGCTTCTGCAGCTTTTTTAGTCCTTCCAAAATGTGACTTTCCTTGATACGAGTTGGAGGTGGTTCATCTGTAGGACTGGCAAAGCCACTTGGGAGCGAAGAGTCAATACTTAACCTTTTATCCCAGTTTCGTGATGATTGCTAGGAAAGAAAAGTAGATATCAGAAACGATTGAAGCATGTGGACCACAAATTTATAAAGCTTTTATAAacttatcaaaattattttaaaaaaggatggaaaagtcCATCATTGAACTTAATTTGTTCTAGTGGTTGCTAAATATTCacataaatgcatacattaaTTAATGTGCATTAATTTATTAACTATGCAGCAAATCTCTATGTTCCCAGGTCTTGAGCTAAGTAGCATATGATACAAAGAAGCGGAAGATAAGGGCTCTGTCTTCAAGGAGCATGCGGCTCTGCAGGGGAGAGGACTTGGACACAAATAACCCTAAGtcaagagagagaatgagaaatacaaatataGTAGGTATTCCAGAAATGCAGGAGG contains the following coding sequences:
- the NCKAP5 gene encoding nck-associated protein 5 isoform X14, producing the protein MHEKLIHELEEERHLRLQSEKRLQEVTLESERNRIQMRGLQQQFSRMEETVRNLLQSQGPAEQKKEETVNIMVYQEKLPEEERKHKEALEELHMVVDEDSRSESSSADEGKGKTKLLLERLKALEAENSALALENENQREQYERCLDEVANQVVQALLTQKDLREECIKLKTRVFDLEQQNRTLSILFQQRVRPTSDLLLQKLHSRILDLSSGDLLSDVERRRSLTQAQTDVEMHECQLNAKSGTPALKCPGLGVVIPGHLCPRNSCSSSELSLSSTCSEYSSGSSYTWHDGKNLRKRQSSRNWDKRLSIDSSLPSGFASPTDEPPPTRIKESHILEGLKKLQKRKALLEPPSVITKWGYKDCMNSNEGIYSPGIKSSSLKEYSPCKPTDMGSPCKEPHKAFVYDTDSHDDADEDSSLALLQAAPNQDYRLHGCKLTHSVSDSLFGWQINGKHFSEGTSSVYPRERPEKLTSCASNCPLERKLCPSVQAPQVQRERDPHSQGAMALSLQLSDTDDNETLDELHIESSDETGPSDLSLTADTDKSMENLDIVMGFGKSQLGSPNEEEKQVPVHLESRPKTFSFIKQQRVVKRTSSEECITVIFDAEDGEPIEFSSHQTGVVTVTRNEISINQAPAGPKAEHTELLPQGIAHLQPGAAVRDYTFLKRPEEETEKNIPKDDVGNVAAAPTESLSPRTVTQNTQRQRLAKPTHNMSCQSNSRSSVSMGIYQKQSLTKIPARGKSSPQKSKIIEPEASTRVLSSGPVTLEKLPALAPGKLSRFKKTEGPVPLFDLRPDSHIPKHPAQLPPGSKMSGRRDWVQCSKSQIPASQLLSRPLIEPSNGEPPTRDKHCDPGPEARMKSPSPPPPPGRSVSLLIRPSYDYVTPPPSAKAETRVPNEPARMFFKSSPLKGSSVPVISSNQTITEVQGKKPSVAFKKPIFTHPLPSTETVVQTRCSAHTPSSSFSIMAPGPPKVSPKRTIPKTPPHQTLGTTQTDTGLRTPKNCPSTHEPLEISSSKSVSPGRKGQVNDSVSTSPKPSFLGVNESPSSQVNSPSSSPSSKSHNPPHGCQNTHEKGLKTRLPVGLKVLMKSPQLLRKSSTVPGKHEKDSLNEASKSSVAASKCKPEDSGNPASLETTVGERNVSPLGLQTQDSLAEVLPLETATPDSLENSIPGADGKDGVENRSLKRSLSSNKPHLKPALGMNGAKARSQSFSTHSGDKPSSPSVEGPGKVRTQIITNTAERGNSLTRQSSSTEGSPNKTPSALMSDSLPSAGRPLGQPSSRQGSLGSTGSSSSRHRSPGKLPVRVPPKSEALLTPPGMEDQQAYAQGGYPSAAAPEEPGSDHCRCPSTPTDCPRALQSPGRTQHPSNFETSRTSKIETSGRYPDTCTTRPGAVSPEAPLSPTIEEKVMLCIQENVERGQVHTKSTSVEAKPKPGPSFASWFGFRRSRLPALSSRKMDVSKTKVEKKDAKGLGFGNKQLKSERKKEKKKPEPQCEIENELNRDTELADGPDTGLQSKNNLKTPQDIYDQMKFEPRNRPSPVTCSTKDTFLTELLNRSVLKGISQGSCLTSGSISTQGSHKKNIKTKADMEIPKGSLIKEANENLQEDEEDTIADSAFQSHIIESNCQMRTLDSGIGTFPLPDSGNRSAGRYICQPESPEDSEPILSLQPAVGAASSIRAQTLEREVPSSADSQGSADNTVVHSTSDPIVTARGMRPPQSRLPKPASSGKIDSLKQNEAEPRPQTCSSFEYAENTMASQPLPDWRGEDATAETQKLKQVEETKEDPENRLSKISLESFNKYNSNTVILLEKERNSLDKVEGQKEEKEKNEEASLSSSDRPGVDNLESLSDSLYDSFSSCASQGSNDV
- the NCKAP5 gene encoding nck-associated protein 5 isoform X15, coding for MHEKLIHELEEERHLRLQSEKRLQEVTLESERNRIQMRGLQQQFSRMEETVRNLLQSQGPAEQKKEETVNIMVYQEKLPEEERKHKEALEELHMVVDEDSRSESSSADEGKGKTKLLLERLKALEAENSALALENENQREQYERCLDEVANQVVQALLTQKDLREECIKLKTRVFDLEQQNRTLSILFQQRVRPTSDLLLQKLHSRILDLSSGDLLSDVERRRSLTQAQTDVEMHECQLNAKSGTPALKCPGLGVVIPGHLCPRNSCSSSELSLSSTCSEYSSGSSYTWHDGKNLRKRQSSRNWDKRLSIDSSLPSGFASPTDEPPPTRIKESHILEGLKKLQKRKALLEPPSVITKWGYKDCMNSNEGIYSPGIKSSSLKEYSPCKPTDMGSPCKEPHKAFVYDTDSHDDADEDSSLALLQAAPNQDYRLHGCKLTHSVSDSLFGWQINGKHFSEGTSSVYPRERPEKLTSCASNCPLERKLCPSVQAPQVQRERDPHSQGAMALSLQLSDTDDNETLDELHIESSDETGPSDLSLTADTDKSMENLDIVMGFGKSQLGSPNEEEKQVPVHLESRPKTFSFIKQQRVVKRTSSEECITVIFDAEDGEPIEFSSHQTGVVTVTRNEISINQAPAGPKAEHTELLPQGIAHLQPGAAVRDYTFLKRPEEETEKNIPKDDVGNVAAAPTESLSPRTVTQNTQRQRLAKPTHNMSCQSNSRSSVSMGIYQKQSLTKIPARGKSSPQKSKIIEPEASTRVLSSGPVTLEKLPALAPGKLSRFKKTEGPVPLFDLRPDSHIPKHPAQLPPGSKMSGRRDWVQCSKSQIPASQLLSRPLIEPSNGEPPTRDKHCDPGPEARMKSPSPPPPPGRSVSLLIRPSYDYVTPPPSAKAETRVPNEPARMFFKSSPLKGSSVPVISSNQTITEVQGKKPSVAFKKPIFTHPLPSTETVVQTRCSAHTPSSSFSIMAPGPPKVSPKRTIPKTPPHQTLGTTQTDTGLRTPKNCPSTHEPLEISSSKSVSPGRKGQVNDSVSTSPKPSFLGVNESPSSQVNSPSSSPSSKSHNPPHGCQNTHEKGLKTRLPVGLKVLMKSPQLLRKSSTVPGKHEKDSLNEASKSSVAASKCKPEDSGNPASLETTVGERNVSPLGLQTQDSLAEVLPLETATPDSLENSIPGADGKDGVENRSLKRSLSSNKPHLKPALGMNGAKARSQSFSTHSGDKPSSPSVEGPGKVRTQIITNTAERGNSLTRQSSSTEGSPNKTPSALMSDSLPSAGRPLGQPSSRQGSLGSTGSSSSRHRSPGKLPVRVPPKSEALLTPPGMEDQQAYAQGGYPSAAAPEEPGSDHCRCPSTPTDCPRALQSPGRTQHPSNFETSRTSKIETSGRYPDTCTTRPGAVSPEAPLSPTIEEKVMLCIQENVERGQVHTKSTSVEAKPKPGPSFASWFGFRRSRLPALSSRKMDVSKTKVEKKDAKGLGFGNKQLKSERKKEKKKPEPQCEIENELNRDTELADGPDTGLQSKNNLKTPQDIYDQMKFEPRNRPSPVTCSTKDTFLTELLNRVDKKAAQQTESRSNNVSCRSVLKGISQGSCLTSGSISTQGSHKKNIKTKADMEIPKGSLIKEANENLQEDEEDTIADSAFQSHIIESNCQMRTLDSGIGTFPLPDSGNRSAGRYICQPESPEDSEPILSLQPAVGAASSIRAQTLEREVPSSADSQGSADNTVVHSTSDPIVTARGMRPPQSRLPKPASSGKIDSLKQNEAEPRPQTCSSFEYAENTMASQPLPDWRGEDATAETQDKVPRMCAYSASGGSDSDSDLDYENNGFGAGRGKLVKAMKSPTQEIETS
- the NCKAP5 gene encoding nck-associated protein 5 isoform X17, with the translated sequence MVVDEDSRSESSSADEGKGKTKLLLERLKALEAENSALALENENQREQYERCLDEVANQVVQALLTQKDLREECIKLKTRVFDLEQQNRTLSILFQQRVRPTSDLLLQKLHSRILDLSSGDLLSDVERRRSLTQAQTDVEMHECQLNAKSGTPALKCPGLGVVIPGHLCPRNSCSSSELSLSSTCSEYSSGSSYTWHDGKNLRKRQSSRNWDKRLSIDSSLPSGFASPTDEPPPTRIKESHILEGLKKLQKRKALLEPPSVITKWGYKDCMNSNEGIYSPGIKSSSLKEYSPCKPTDMGSPCKEPHKAFVYDTDSHDDADEDSSLALLQAAPNQDYRLHGCKLTHSVSDSLFGWQINGKHFSEGTSSVYPRERPEKLTSCASNCPLERKLCPSVQAPQVQRERDPHSQGAMALSLQLSDTDDNETLDELHIESSDETGPSDLSLTADTDKSMENLDIVMGFGKSQLGSPNEEEKQVPVHLESRPKTFSFIKQQRVVKRTSSEECITVIFDAEDGEPIEFSSHQTGVVTVTRNEISINQAPAGPKAEHTELLPQGIAHLQPGAAVRDYTFLKRPEEETEKNIPKDDVGNVAAAPTESLSPRTVTQNTQRQRLAKPTHNMSCQSNSRSSVSMGIYQKQSLTKIPARGKSSPQKSKIIEPEASTRVLSSGPVTLEKLPALAPGKLSRFKKTEGPVPLFDLRPDSHIPKHPAQLPPGSKMSGRRDWVQCSKSQIPASQLLSRPLIEPSNGEPPTRDKHCDPGPEARMKSPSPPPPPGRSVSLLIRPSYDYVTPPPSAKAETRVPNEPARMFFKSSPLKGSSVPVISSNQTITEVQGKKPSVAFKKPIFTHPLPSTETVVQTRCSAHTPSSSFSIMAPGPPKVSPKRTIPKTPPHQTLGTTQTDTGLRTPKNCPSTHEPLEISSSKSVSPGRKGQVNDSVSTSPKPSFLGVNESPSSQVNSPSSSPSSKSHNPPHGCQNTHEKGLKTRLPVGLKVLMKSPQLLRKSSTVPGKHEKDSLNEASKSSVAASKCKPEDSGNPASLETTVGERNVSPLGLQTQDSLAEVLPLETATPDSLENSIPGADGKDGVENRSLKRSLSSNKPHLKPALGMNGAKARSQSFSTHSGDKPSSPSVEGPGKVRTQIITNTAERGNSLTRQSSSTEGSPNKTPSALMSDSLPSAGRPLGQPSSRQGSLGSTGSSSSRHRSPGKLPVRVPPKSEALLTPPGMEDQQAYAQGGYPSAAAPEEPGSDHCRCPSTPTDCPRALQSPGRTQHPSNFETSRTSKIETSGRYPDTCTTRPGAVSPEAPLSPTIEEKVMLCIQENVERGQVHTKSTSVEAKPKPGPSFASWFGFRRSRLPALSSRKMDVSKTKVEKKDAKGLGFGNKQLKSERKKEKKKPEPQCEIENELNRDTELADGPDTGLQSKNNLKTPQDIYDQMKFEPRNRPSPVTCSTKDTFLTELLNRVDKKAAQQTESRSNNVSCRSVLKGISQGSCLTSGSISTQGSHKKNIKTKADMEIPKGSLIKEANENLQEDEEDTIADSAFQSHIIESNCQMRTLDSGIGTFPLPDSGNRSAGRYICQPESPEDSEPILSLQPAVGAASSIRAQTLEREVPSSADSQGSADNTVVHSTSDPIVTARGMRPPQSRLPKPASSGKIDSLKQNEAEPRPQTCSSFEYAENTMASQPLPDWRGEDATAETQKLKQVEETKEDPENRLSKISLESFNKYNSNTVILLEKERNSLDKVEGQKEEKEKNEEASLSSSDRPGVDNLESLSDSLYDSFSSCASQGSNDV
- the NCKAP5 gene encoding nck-associated protein 5 isoform X16, with the protein product MHEKLIHELEEERHLRLQSEKRLQEVTLESERNRIQMRGLQQQFSRMEETVRNLLQSQGPAEQKKEETVNIMVYQEKLPEEERKHKEALEELHMVVDEDSRSESSSADEGKGKTKLLLERLKALEAENSALALENENQREQYERCLDEVANQVVQALLTQKDLREECIKLKTRVFDLEQQNRTLSILFQQRVRPTSDLLLQKLHSRILDLSSGDLLSDVERRRSLTQAQTDVEMHQSSRNWDKRLSIDSSLPSGFASPTDEPPPTRIKESHILEGLKKLQKRKALLEPPSVITKWGYKDCMNSNEGIYSPGIKSSSLKEYSPCKPTDMGSPCKEPHKAFVYDTDSHDDADEDSSLALLQAAPNQDYRLHGCKLTHSVSDSLFGWQINGKHFSEGTSSVYPRERPEKLTSCASNCPLERKLCPSVQAPQVQRERDPHSQGAMALSLQLSDTDDNETLDELHIESSDETGPSDLSLTADTDKSMENLDIVMGFGKSQLGSPNEEEKQVPVHLESRPKTFSFIKQQRVVKRTSSEECITVIFDAEDGEPIEFSSHQTGVVTVTRNEISINQAPAGPKAEHTELLPQGIAHLQPGAAVRDYTFLKRPEEETEKNIPKDDVGNVAAAPTESLSPRTVTQNTQRQRLAKPTHNMSCQSNSRSSVSMGIYQKQSLTKIPARGKSSPQKSKIIEPEASTRVLSSGPVTLEKLPALAPGKLSRFKKTEGPVPLFDLRPDSHIPKHPAQLPPGSKMSGRRDWVQCSKSQIPASQLLSRPLIEPSNGEPPTRDKHCDPGPEARMKSPSPPPPPGRSVSLLIRPSYDYVTPPPSAKAETRVPNEPARMFFKSSPLKGSSVPVISSNQTITEVQGKKPSVAFKKPIFTHPLPSTETVVQTRCSAHTPSSSFSIMAPGPPKVSPKRTIPKTPPHQTLGTTQTDTGLRTPKNCPSTHEPLEISSSKSVSPGRKGQVNDSVSTSPKPSFLGVNESPSSQVNSPSSSPSSKSHNPPHGCQNTHEKGLKTRLPVGLKVLMKSPQLLRKSSTVPGKHEKDSLNEASKSSVAASKCKPEDSGNPASLETTVGERNVSPLGLQTQDSLAEVLPLETATPDSLENSIPGADGKDGVENRSLKRSLSSNKPHLKPALGMNGAKARSQSFSTHSGDKPSSPSVEGPGKVRTQIITNTAERGNSLTRQSSSTEGSPNKTPSALMSDSLPSAGRPLGQPSSRQGSLGSTGSSSSRHRSPGKLPVRVPPKSEALLTPPGMEDQQAYAQGGYPSAAAPEEPGSDHCRCPSTPTDCPRALQSPGRTQHPSNFETSRTSKIETSGRYPDTCTTRPGAVSPEAPLSPTIEEKVMLCIQENVERGQVHTKSTSVEAKPKPGPSFASWFGFRRSRLPALSSRKMDVSKTKVEKKDAKGLGFGNKQLKSERKKEKKKPEPQCEIENELNRDTELADGPDTGLQSKNNLKTPQDIYDQMKFEPRNRPSPVTCSTKDTFLTELLNRVDKKAAQQTESRSNNVSCRSVLKGISQGSCLTSGSISTQGSHKKNIKTKADMEIPKGSLIKEANENLQEDEEDTIADSAFQSHIIESNCQMRTLDSGIGTFPLPDSGNRSAGRYICQPESPEDSEPILSLQPAVGAASSIRAQTLEREVPSSADSQGSADNTVVHSTSDPIVTARGMRPPQSRLPKPASSGKIDSLKQNEAEPRPQTCSSFEYAENTMASQPLPDWRGEDATAETQKLKQVEETKEDPENRLSKISLESFNKYNSNTVILLEKERNSLDKVEGQKEEKEKNEEASLSSSDRPGVDNLESLSDSLYDSFSSCASQGSNDV